The sequence GTGATCCCGGATCTCGCGACGGCGACCGCGACGGCCCTGTCGCACAACGGCGATCTCACGGTGCTCGAGGGACGCCTTCGCGAGCAGAATCATCGCGTGAGCCTGGCGCGTGCGCAGCGGTGGCCGGACTTCGGCGTGATGGGAGCGGTGACGCACCGCGACCCGGAATTCGATTGGGGCTGGCGCGCGGGCGTGTCCCTGACGCTGCCGGTGTTCCACAATCACGGCGCCGAGGCAAAGCTCGAGGAGGCGACGCTCGCGCAGCTCACGGCCGAGCGCGAAGCGCAGATCGCCGATGTACGCTCCAAGGTCGCTTCGGCATGGACGCTCGCGGACGCGCGCGGCAAGCAGTACGCGCGCTACCGTGACGAGATCCTGCCCACGGCACGCGAGGTGGAGTCGATGGCGGAAGAGTCGTACCACGCGGGGCAGACGGGCCTCGTCGAGCTGATCCAGGCGATCTCGGCGGTGCGCGACGCGCGCGGCCGCGCCGTGGACGCCGGCCTCTCGTACCAGGAGGCGCTGGCGGATCTCGAGGAAGAGATCGGAGCGCCGATCCCATGAGACGTATCGTCGCTGGTTTTGCGATCGCGCTTCTCGCGGTCTCCTGCGCGAAGAAGGGCGAGGAGGAGGTCGAGACGACCGGCGTCGTCCCCGTATCGGTCGAGACCGTGCGCAAGGGAACGATCCGCGCGCTCGTCAGCGCCGCCGCCGTCGTCAGGCCGGCGACCGGCGCCGCGCTCGACGTGATCCCTCCCGCCGAGGCGCGCATCGTCGAGCTGCCGGCTTCGGTCGGCGACCGCGTCGCGAAGGGCGGAGTTCTCGTGCGGTTCGAGGTGCCGACGCTCGCGTCGGACCTCTCCGCCCGCGAGTCGGACGTCAAGAGCGCGCGGGCGGCCCTCGAGGCGGCCCAAGCCGCCTTCGACCGGGAGAGCCACCTCGTCGAGCGCGGGATCGCCGCCGGGAAGGACCTCGAGGCTGCGCGGCGCGACCGGACGAGCGCCGAGTCGGCCCTTGCGGCGTCGGAGAGCGCCCTCGCCGCCGCCAAGGAGCTGGCGGCGCGGTCGGTCGTGCGCGCACCGTTCGACGGCGTCGTCACCGTGCGCACGCACAATCCCGGCGACCTCGTCGAGCCGGGAGGCGACCCGATCCTCGAGCTCGTCGATCCGGCCCGGCTTCAGGTCGAGGCCTCGGTTCCGGTGACCGACCTGCCGCACGTGACGGCGGGAGCGTCGGCGCGCGTCATCGGCCCGGCGACGTTTCCGCCCGAGACCGCGACGGTGCTCGCGGTCCCCGGCGCCGTCGATTCCACGACGGCGATCGCGACCGTGCGGCTCGGCCTTCCTAAGGCGACGCGGCTGCCCTCGGGGACCCCCGTGCACGTCGAGATCGTCGCGGGCGAGCACGCGAACGTGCTCATCGTCTCGGCGGCCGCGATCGTCCGCGACGGCGACGACGCGTTCGTGTTCGTCGCCGGCGACGACCACGCCGCCCACCGCCGCAAGGTCGAGGTCGGGATCGTGGCCGAGCCCGACGCCGAGATCGTCTCCGGCCTCGAAGGCAACGAGCAGGTCGTCTCGCGCGGCGCCGCGGGCCTGCCGGACGGCGCGAAGATCGCCGTCCGCGGATGAACCCCGCCAAGACCGCGCTCGCCCACAAGCGCACGGTCGTCCTCGCGACCGTGCTCCTGTGCCTGGCGGGCGCCGTCGCGCTGCCGTTCCTTCCGAGCTCGATCTACCCGCGGCTCGCCTTCCCGCGGGTCATGGTCATCGCCCACAGCGGGACTCTTCCCCCGAAGACGATGGCGCTCACCGTCGTGCGGCCGATCGAGCAAGCGCTCATGGAGGTGCCGGGGATCCGCCGCGTCCGCTCGAAGACCTTCCGCGGAGCGACCGAGATCTCGGCCCTCTTCGAGGACACGACGGACATGGACAATGCGCTGCAGCAGGCGCAGTCGCACATCGCGGAGATCCGCTCGTCGCTGCCGGAGAACATCGACCTCGACGTCGAGAGGGTGACCCTCTCCGAGTTCCCGATCCTGAGCTTCAACCTGACCGGCGGCCTCTCCGTCCCCGATCTCTACGACTACGGGTACTACGTCATGCGCCCGGCGCTGGCGCGCGCGCGGGGTGTCGGCAAGATCGAGGTGCTCGCGAGCGACACGCGGGAGATCGAGGTCGTGGTGGATCCCGCGAAGGCCGCCGCGTCCGGCGTCACGGTCCCGAAGATCGCCGACGCACTCCGCGCCGCGAACCGCCTCGAGCCGATCGGCCGGACGGTGCGGGGCGGCCGGCAGACGCTCGAGCTCGCCGCGGGACTCTTCAGGTCGGTGGACGACATCGCCGCGGTGCCGATCGCTCTCGACAAGGGCACCGTCGTTCGCGTCGGCGATCTCGCCGCGGTGACGCCGGGCTCGCCCGACCGCACGCGGCTCATCGCGGGGAACGGCAGGGAGGCGGCGATCGTCAGCATCAGCCAGCAGCCGAGCGCGAACACCGTCTCGGTACGCGGCGAGGTCGAGCGCGCGATGGCGGGCCTTGCCTCGAGCCTCCCGTCGGGGCTGACGATCACGAAGGTCTACGATCTCGCCGAGTTCGTCGAGGCGGCGATCGGAAGCGTGCGGGACGCGATCCTGATCGGCGGCGTCCTCGCGGTCCTCGTGCTCGCCTTCTTCCTTCGCGACTTTCGCATGACCGTCATCGCGGCGATCACGCTCCCCCTCACCGTCCTCGCGACGTTCGTCTTCATGCGCCTGTTCGACGAGCCGATCAGCCTCATGTCGATGGGCGGGATCGCCGTCGCGATCGGTCTCGTCATCGACGATGCGGTCGTCGTCGTCGAGAACATCTACCGCCGGCGCGAGGACGTCGCGGAGGCGACCGGCGAGCTGGTGGCGCCGGTGGTCGGATCGACGCTGACGACCGTCGTCGTGCTCGCTCCCCTCGGCTTGCTCTCGGGCGTCGCGGGCCAGTTCTTCCGCGCTCTCTCGCTGACGCTGTCGTCGGCGGTGCTCCTCTCGCTCGTCTTGGCGCTCACGCTCATTCCGGTCCTTGCGGCGCGAGCGCTGCCCAAGAAACGCGCGGAGGGCGAGCGCACCTGGCGGCCCGCGCTCTACTCCCGGACGCTCGCGCGCGCTGTCGCCCGCCCTCGCCTCGCCGTGGCGGCGGTGGCGCTCCTCATCGCCGGGGCCGCCGTTCTCTACGTGCTCATCCCGTCCGGCTTCCTCCCGAAGATGGATGAGGGCGGCTTCGTCGTCGACTACATCACGCCGGCGGGTACGGCCCTCGTCGACACCGATCGCGACGTCAAGGCGATCGAGGCGCTCCTCGCGAAGGTCCCCGAGGTCGCGTCGTTCTCGCGGCGCACCGGATCGGAGCTGGGACCGCTCGCCACGGAGCAGAACCGCGGCGACATCCTCGTCCGGCTCGTTCCTCGGAGCCGCCGCCACCGGTCGGCCGACGAGATCGTCGACGAGCTGCGCGGGAAGGTGCACGATGCCGTCCCCGGGGTCGACGTCGAGTTCGTGCAGCTCCTCCAGGACGTCCTCGGCGACCTCGAGGGCGCGGCGGCGCCGGTCGAGGTCAAGATCTTCGGCGACGATCCCGCGGTCCTCGCGACGATCGCGGATCGCGCCGAGGAGCGCCTCGAGAAGGTCCGCGGGCTCGTCGATCTCGTCGGGCCGCAGACCGGAAACCCTGAGATGAACTGGACGATCGACCGGGCCGCGGCGACGCGCCTCGGCGTCTCGGTGCAGGAGGTCGCCGATCAGCTCTCCGCGGCGTGGCTCGGCGAGGCGGCGACCGACCTTCAGCTCGAGGATCGGACCGTTCCCGTCCGCGTGCGCTACACCGACGCTTTCCGCTTCGACCCCGCCAAGCTCGCCACGACGCCGATCGAGGGCGACAAGGGAAAGATGGTCCCCCTGTCGAGCCTCGC is a genomic window of Candidatus Polarisedimenticolaceae bacterium containing:
- a CDS encoding efflux RND transporter permease subunit, whose product is MNPAKTALAHKRTVVLATVLLCLAGAVALPFLPSSIYPRLAFPRVMVIAHSGTLPPKTMALTVVRPIEQALMEVPGIRRVRSKTFRGATEISALFEDTTDMDNALQQAQSHIAEIRSSLPENIDLDVERVTLSEFPILSFNLTGGLSVPDLYDYGYYVMRPALARARGVGKIEVLASDTREIEVVVDPAKAAASGVTVPKIADALRAANRLEPIGRTVRGGRQTLELAAGLFRSVDDIAAVPIALDKGTVVRVGDLAAVTPGSPDRTRLIAGNGREAAIVSISQQPSANTVSVRGEVERAMAGLASSLPSGLTITKVYDLAEFVEAAIGSVRDAILIGGVLAVLVLAFFLRDFRMTVIAAITLPLTVLATFVFMRLFDEPISLMSMGGIAVAIGLVIDDAVVVVENIYRRREDVAEATGELVAPVVGSTLTTVVVLAPLGLLSGVAGQFFRALSLTLSSAVLLSLVLALTLIPVLAARALPKKRAEGERTWRPALYSRTLARAVARPRLAVAAVALLIAGAAVLYVLIPSGFLPKMDEGGFVVDYITPAGTALVDTDRDVKAIEALLAKVPEVASFSRRTGSELGPLATEQNRGDILVRLVPRSRRHRSADEIVDELRGKVHDAVPGVDVEFVQLLQDVLGDLEGAAAPVEVKIFGDDPAVLATIADRAEERLEKVRGLVDLVGPQTGNPEMNWTIDRAAATRLGVSVQEVADQLSAAWLGEAATDLQLEDRTVPVRVRYTDAFRFDPAKLATTPIEGDKGKMVPLSSLAAATPSDGPALLFRENLRSMAMITGRIEDRDLGGTVADVKKTLGSLELPVGYLIEVGGQDEAQSQAFRELALVLGAAAALVLLILVAQFRAFAPALVILAVAPLSFAGAFLLLLVTGTELNVSSAMGLILLIGLVVKNGIMLIDYSHRLEQDGLPPRDAMVEAGIVRLRPILMTTLCTLFGLLPLALGLGSGAELQKPLALAVIGGLGLSTLGTLYLVPAIYVAWRERRKSTVNS
- a CDS encoding efflux RND transporter periplasmic adaptor subunit; the protein is MRRIVAGFAIALLAVSCAKKGEEEVETTGVVPVSVETVRKGTIRALVSAAAVVRPATGAALDVIPPAEARIVELPASVGDRVAKGGVLVRFEVPTLASDLSARESDVKSARAALEAAQAAFDRESHLVERGIAAGKDLEAARRDRTSAESALAASESALAAAKELAARSVVRAPFDGVVTVRTHNPGDLVEPGGDPILELVDPARLQVEASVPVTDLPHVTAGASARVIGPATFPPETATVLAVPGAVDSTTAIATVRLGLPKATRLPSGTPVHVEIVAGEHANVLIVSAAAIVRDGDDAFVFVAGDDHAAHRRKVEVGIVAEPDAEIVSGLEGNEQVVSRGAAGLPDGAKIAVRG